GATTAAAAGGATCAGTGAAGTCACAGCGCTGTGTATCATTTGTAAATGAgcacagctctctcttcatATGGATATGCACTCATTAATTCTGCTGTGATATGGATCAATGCAGGTGTTCTAATAAACTTAAAATGACATGCAGCTCTCATGATATTAAATCAGAACTTTAACTAAGCAAATATCTTGGACCAAATGTTGAGTCACTTAAagtaatatttcagtgtttttgaagtggggttgtataagttttaaatcactattaATTGTATGcgccacaacagatgctgctcagtTAGGCCCCTGTATTGAGAAACTCCAGGGAGCAAAAATTTCAAAATAGACTATGTATCAGTGATGTAGATTATAGATCTGATTAGCTGATCAATGCGCTGCAGGCTGAAGAGCATGTCTGCGTTGTGTCCGCAACTAGTGCAAAAACGAATGGGCTATCTGGTGgaaaagtgaagtgctgaaaaaaatctcAGTAGAGCGTACACCTACAGTAAACTGAGATGAGTGCTTGggtcagagtctttcaaaatgagctaaattacTCAGCAGAAATGGCCCTGTCTGCAGATATCTGTAGCCGAGCTTGCCTGCTGTTGCTCCGTGGAGTTTCTCCATACACGGGCcaagctgagcagcatctgttgtggctagtacaattacgAGTGATTtataactcatacaaccccacttcaaaaacactgtttgtttgttttaccacTAGTTAGCCAACAGTGACGTTATCAACAGTCCAAGTAGGCTACCTCTGTCACTTTAGTAATACAGTAAATAAATTATTACAGCCTTATCgaaaaaacattttaactcCGGTCATACTTGAGTCCAAGTCCTGGACTCGAATACACCACTGTGTAAAATAATTACATCACTGCCTTTACAGATAACTTCAAACAccacaacatataaaatataagATTCTGGTTTCAGTGTTTTGAATCAACATAATTCCTCCCTAAATAATGgatatgttgttttctttctgcaatAAAATGATTAATCAAATGGTAGATGATTGAGATGAATACTCTCAGAAATCACACTTGATTAGGGAGTTTTTGACATGCAGACTTATTATACAAAATGGTGCTGGAAGCCCTGTttcactgattgattgatttgacttCATTGTCAGACAAAACTAGAATTTTGTCTCATATGACAGCAGCTCTGTTTGCAACATATACTGTAATTCAAAGACAAgttacaaagacacaaagataTTTTCACAAGCTGAATAGTGTATCAATTAACTTTAGGATTGACTGTGTGCTAATGAGTGCTTCAGTCTGACCTTATTAAATTGTGATGCCTTGTATCTCTTTTTGAAGGTCCTGGTTCATGCTCATTGTTCAAAGCACAGTAGGGGTCAAAGATGATGCTGGTAACTAGCCTTAAAATGTTTTAGCATTAAAACTTAAATAATTGATTTGCTTTGCTTCCTTATATGAGATTACTTCTTACTGTAACCTGTCTTCTGTGAGTCTTTGATGCAGCGACAAATGAGCTGATGCAAAGTGAGCACAATGTGGTGATTTTCAAACACGTCATCAAACCCCTGCTACTCCAGACAATTTGTGAGTCaacttgtgtatgtgtgtgtatacctcTGGTTGTACTCAGGGTCAGTGTTTGTCTGAAGCAGCAGGTATCTGATCTCCTCAGGTGGGTTAAGACCATGAAGTTTTGCTCTCTCCCAtctctgcagccgtctgatACCTGAGAGAGTAAAATACACGAGATCAATGATACAGTCTTTTGAAGGATTaaaatctgtttctgcagagaaacatgaaaacacaataaGACTATTTTATTCTTAGGGACCGTTTTGTGCAACAGCTGCAGTGCAAACTAGTTTATCTTACCAATCAAACATCCTCAAGGTCTTGGACAAAAATGTTGCTAATATAAATTTTTTcaagttggacagtgtgcaTGCTTTTTGCAACTTTAAGATTTCATGTCAACAATTACTTGATTGCCCCGGAGCACGTTAGCGCAATGCTAATATTAATGTCATCAATcattgtgcaaaaaaaacaaaacaagtttaACTTGTACCATGTAAAACATACCTTCCTTATTTGTATGCAGCATTTGTAAAGTGTTCACCTTGAATTTACACGACTGGAATCAACAAATCAAACCAGAACTGGCATCATTAGTGACTGATATGTTTTATTAGCTGGGGTATGAAAATAAGGAAAACAGTCATCTCAGATCTGAAAACAGCACTTCATACATGTCTTCAtaaaatagagaaagaaaagttttcAAACATTCTTTTTTAGCTCTAAATGGCCCAAATCTTCTCTGAGTTATTCCAGACCACATTGGGTCTCACAGGACAGGTTTACACTGTGTTTCTAGGACTGGACACAGTTTGGCAAACTAGTCTTGGGTTCCTTCGACAATACCCTAGGTCTGCAAGAACTATTATTAAAATGAGAGCTTTTAAAACTATTGTTAATGAAGCTTTCCAGTACATAGGAAAAACTTTTATAACATCGGTGCATCCAAAATGTAACCCAGGAGTAATAACTATGCAAACACCACTTAAAAATACCTCTTTTCAGTTATTTTATGGTGAATCAATGTGTCAATTTTACCTGTGCACGGTCCAAATCTCCAGTCCAGGTCAAACTGTTGGAGCTTCTGCAGCTCTTCCTCTCGGACTGTTTTGGTTACTTGTTCtgcttcaacaaaaacattccaGGGAATTAAGCAACTATTGCTGATGTAAAACAATGTTTCAGAGAGGTATAACAGAGTTAATATCAATAACAGTCACGTGAAATGAACTACTGTTAAACTACAAATTTACATATATTATACACTAAACAATAAATCACAAATAGCTCTGCTGCTCTTCACCTTtctgtggaggaggagatggagccTCTTCTGTCGTTTGCCTCCCCTCCTTGCTTTCTTCACCACTTTGAATGAATCAGTTATCAGTCCATGTTTGGTAGTCATGGTGACTTATctacaacataaaaacacatatttaatgTATGCTTTCATGGAGCCTTAATGGCATTGATTTTATTCATCTCACATCATAAAATTGTTCTAATATGAAagatgttcatttttaaagataaaaattGATGTCATTGTATTTGTCTACTGCCTCTTGCAAGCTGCttatttaacattcaaagcAGGGATGCACTGATGCACAAACGTAGTGTCAGAAGTAGCAGCATTCTTGACCTGATGGTGCGCATCTGATGGCAGTAGATGATGTAAATCTGTGGCCTCACATCAATAGTACTGAAAGCGAGTAAACCCCTTGTTAAAGCGTGCTGTAAGGTTCTTAATAATGCTAACAGCATCTAAAAGGATTCAAATACATAAAAAGCACATGAGTAACTACTGCTCTACTAGTTTGTAATTGTTCATAATGAATATTATAGATTTTCTGTCTGCAAAACCTTTTCTGTTTAATACAGACGTGTATCGCACTCACGTGATAAAAGAacatttcctttgcttttctgaATTAATTAGATAATGTCTCAGAATTAAGAGAAAAGTTTAAATGACTAAACaaaattctgctctgtttttctgaattaatgagaAATCCTGCCTCAGTTTAACTATGGGTAGCTATCAAGCATTTTAAGCATTTGTCCAGTTGTCTCTTACGTCGCCATGTAACCATCCTGAATGTGTCAGGTACATCATCGTATCACATCCTGCAGACAGAGTGAGCTTTTCGTCTATACACTGCggaattaaaacattaaaatatactatgtcattaaaagacatgagTTCTACAACTACTTAACCTGTCTTTAAGAAagatacggaagaggattagggccactgaaaaaaataataaaaaaatcatgtgcaataattttttgaaattattattgtgagattaaagtcagaattctgagataaagtcagaattctgaattttttCAGAGAATTAatgcaaataataatacattactTCATTCTCGTAAACGCAAGCCACACTGTCTTCAGGTAACGCCAAATTCCATAGAAAATGTCGGAGAATTTTTCTGACTTTAACACTTACAAAATACTGTGCAAGCCTGTGGGATAATACATCACCGTTTTCAttcatttgcatttaaattttaaattcgGCACTCAAAAAAACAGCCAATTTCATCGTGAAAATGGATTAAAGTAATGGTTCTGTAATCATTTCCGTGGCCCATACCGCCACTCTTCACTCCTTTTTTCACCTATCGAGTTGCTTCTCGGTGGACGGATGTATGTTACTAAAAAAATAACTATGCCGTTATAACAACTACAAAGTTATGCATCCTTGTAATTAAtctagtaaaataaaaatgcatattCATCCAGTATTTACAACATTATGTCTAAAAATCAGTGATTGTAGATTCAAGATGAGCTATTGTACTTTCGAAACTAAATATAGACAAGTTTAAATTGAAATTTACGTAGATACTTACTGCCATACACTAAATTAAAAACCCCTCTGCCGGTATTTTGAACCTACCTTGTTTTGCACGCGTAAAAAtctgtttaaatgtatttgctCTTCATTCAGTTTGTAGCAAAACGACTCAACCGAAACAACAGCAGCCTTATCttcttttgttacttttttttttacagtagaCTTTAGACCATTGATCCCGTTGCTGCCATCTGGTGCTTACTTTTAGCATTACAatgtctatatatatttttaaacactATTAAATAAATTGATATTGTACCGTATTGTACGCATACCACAATTATGCAGATACAACAAAAGCATCGATAgacaagataaaataaaaacaatataaaatatatgatacatttaaaaaacaagtttaaacaATACTcaatacatacaaacaacagcaaaaatGTGGTTGTTGCACAGTGTCCATATTGCTTTGGATAATTCGAGAATTATTCGTTTGAATTAAtcactaatttaaaaaaaaaaaaacagttttgtgGACAAATAACAGTTCTTGTGGCagggaaataataaataaatacaaatgatacAGTTAATTACCGTCTTACGTAACAAGACTTTTTGCTTTTACGCAAAACTCCAGAGGAGACGTCCTCCAGAAAAGGCCATagcaaaaaagagaaagaaaaataaagtattatggAATACAATTGTATTACTCTTGAATCCTCCTTTTACTTTCGTGTGC
The Notolabrus celidotus isolate fNotCel1 chromosome 7, fNotCel1.pri, whole genome shotgun sequence DNA segment above includes these coding regions:
- the pold4 gene encoding LOW QUALITY PROTEIN: DNA polymerase delta subunit 4 (The sequence of the model RefSeq protein was modified relative to this genomic sequence to represent the inferred CDS: deleted 2 bases in 1 codon), with amino-acid sequence MTTKHGLITDSFKVVKKARRGGKRQKAPSPPPQKAEQVTKTVREEELQKLQQFDLDWRFGPCTGIRRLQRWERAKLHGLNPPEEIRYLLLQTNTDPEYNQSLWCDYPL